The following nucleotide sequence is from Halobacillus mangrovi.
TTCCGCATTCCGCTGTTATAAGTAAGTGAAATAACACTTTCCTCATCGAGTTTAAGCAATTTACCTGTTAAGAACCCGATGAAGTAAGCAGTCATTGCTATTAGGCATACCACAACGGCAACCAATACGAGTTTGGCGTTTATGTTTTTAAAGTAGGGAGCGACTGCTGAACTATTAATTGTCACTACAGCCCCAATTCCGAGCTTCGTAAGAGGAGCCAGATTCGCCTCAAGCCGCTGGGTCACTTCTTTTTTGGCAAACTGATTAACCGCCATCGCGACCAAGGAAGGAATGACAATCATCCATAAGAGTCCCGTCATAATCTCCTGCACGTTCATCTCCACTGCATTTCCGACAAACACCTTCATCATTAAAGGGACAGCTAACGGTGAAATGAATGTATCGACAAGAATAATAGATAAAGTGAGAACGACATTTCCTTTATAAATGGAGACCCAGATTAAAGACGTAATCCCTGTAGGAATCACAAACGAAAGGACAAGTCCGATGGTGGAATAGGTATCGTCGGCAAAGACAATGGATCCGACACCGAGCGCAATGAGAGGCATAACGAAGTGAAGCACACCAATACAAGCAAGCATTCCGACCGGATGTCTAATCACTTTTTTCAAATCGGTAAAATTTGAACCCAGACTTCCAGTGAAGGTCATTACAGCAAATATCCAAGGCACTAGAAATACAAATGATTCGAACCAATCCGAAAACACAACACCAATCACAACGGCACTGGGAGTAAGATAAGGCATGATTTTCTGTAAAAATCGATTGAAGGCTTGAATCACAAAGAAAGACTCCCTTATGTAAGAAGTTCTTCTATTATAACGCTTCACATATTGGACGCCAGTAATTCTTATCCCGGATTTCTACGCTTATCTTTCATTCATTCTGAAATTACGGTCTGTAACTATACAAACTAGAAAAAGATCATGGCCCCCGCAATAATCACCGCTCCCCCTGCCATGACAAGTAGAGCTCCTCCTACACCTCTTACAGCCATATCCCTGCTGAAATTTTTCAAGTCTTCCTTATTAGACCGGTCAATTTTTCTAATTCGTAATAGGAAACCAATGTTCACTCCAATCACAGACCCTATATAATTCCCAATAGTTGGATGATACTTGGAAGGAAGGGGAATAAAGAAAGCCATTAACAATAAAAGAACAGCAAACACCAGCAATGAAATCATGCCTATTTTCAACTGTTTGTTCCACTGCTTTTCCCCTATTTTCTCACGCTCATATCTTTGGACTTGTCGATTGATTTTGAGACCGATGATTTTTCCTGTTCGCCACTGATAATATTGCATGCCTACAATGACTACGACAGCTACAACGACTCCTAAAAGCAGCCACTTAGGAGGCAGGTTCAAACGAAGATATCCCTCAAATCCTGCTAACAATACAATAAGAAAGGCATTTAAACCCCCCCATTGCTTCCACCGTAACTTCTTTACTTCAGATTTATCCAAACTCCCACCCCTTTTTCCAGTAACTAACATGTACTAGGTAAATTACCCCACCCACCCTTTCGAAAACCTCTCTCTTGAATAGGACAATTTAGTCCGTACATAGGAATAGGTAAGGACAGGAGGATGACCTATGGAAATCGCATTGACGGTCGGCGGCTCGATCTTACTTGGCTCTTTGATCGGTTACAAATTCGGTGCGGGCAAAAAGAAAGAATCGTATTCCATTCACTATTTCCTTTCCAAGAAAAACTCCCCTCAACAGGAAATTGCGGATACAATTCAAAGCGCTGAACATACGATTGACGTCGCCATTTTCCTTTTTACTAATAAAAACATTGTGGCAGAGCTGTGTCAGGCTGCTAAACGGGGTGTAAAAGTAAGAGTGTTCACAGATCGAAAGCAGACTAAAAACTCCCAAGTGCAATACGATCATATGAAGGAAATGGCTCAGTACGGGGTAAAGATCAGAACGAATACACACGACGGAACGATGCATATCAAAATGTTAATCGCAGACCAGCAGAAGGCTTTGGTCGGCTCCTACAACTTTACGAATAATGCAGAGAAGAAGAATGACGAAATCCTTCTTTCCATAAACAACGAAAAACAAGCCGTTAAGCTGACAAACATCTTTCAAGATTTGTGGGAGGACGGAATCAACTACGAGTATCCTCAAGATGAAAAGCATGTTTCATAAAAAAAAGAAGGCTTTCAGCTTAGCTGAGCCTTCTTTTGAGCTGTGTTGACATTCTGTGGATGAAATCT
It contains:
- a CDS encoding bile acid:sodium symporter family protein produces the protein MIQAFNRFLQKIMPYLTPSAVVIGVVFSDWFESFVFLVPWIFAVMTFTGSLGSNFTDLKKVIRHPVGMLACIGVLHFVMPLIALGVGSIVFADDTYSTIGLVLSFVIPTGITSLIWVSIYKGNVVLTLSIILVDTFISPLAVPLMMKVFVGNAVEMNVQEIMTGLLWMIVIPSLVAMAVNQFAKKEVTQRLEANLAPLTKLGIGAVVTINSSAVAPYFKNINAKLVLVAVVVCLIAMTAYFIGFLTGKLLKLDEESVISLTYNSGMRNISGGAVIAIAYFPPPVAVPIIVGMLFQQVLASFTGKIFAHRFSKRKAEAEG
- a CDS encoding phospholipase D-like domain-containing protein, producing the protein MEIALTVGGSILLGSLIGYKFGAGKKKESYSIHYFLSKKNSPQQEIADTIQSAEHTIDVAIFLFTNKNIVAELCQAAKRGVKVRVFTDRKQTKNSQVQYDHMKEMAQYGVKIRTNTHDGTMHIKMLIADQQKALVGSYNFTNNAEKKNDEILLSINNEKQAVKLTNIFQDLWEDGINYEYPQDEKHVS